Proteins found in one Pelobacter seleniigenes DSM 18267 genomic segment:
- a CDS encoding ExeA family protein, which produces MYEQFYGLSEKPFSLTPDTEFLYRYSGHQEALNVLLVALRNGEGFVRVTGEVGTGKTLLCRQLLKLLEADCAIAYLPNPLLTPLELYQAICHELELSVPAEASLQQLCQIIFVELARLHKAQRPLVVLIDEAQAMPHGSLEALRLLSNLETEKDKLLQIVFFAQPEFDQRLAEAKLRQLRQRITFSYQLKSLQEHEVASYLAHRLHVAGYNGPELFTKAAVGVLYKAAGGVPRLLNLLAHKALLAGYGKGVGKIDRGIAVKAVQDTAGLKQPRKAVFSPLSVEFALAMVVAVVTFLTWGLLR; this is translated from the coding sequence ATGTACGAGCAGTTTTACGGCCTCAGTGAAAAGCCCTTTTCGCTGACCCCGGATACCGAATTCCTCTACCGTTACAGCGGCCATCAGGAAGCATTGAATGTGCTGCTGGTGGCACTGCGCAACGGTGAGGGGTTTGTCCGGGTGACCGGCGAGGTCGGAACGGGAAAGACCCTGCTTTGCCGGCAGCTGCTCAAATTGCTCGAGGCGGATTGTGCCATTGCTTATCTGCCCAACCCTTTGTTGACGCCGCTGGAACTTTATCAGGCCATCTGCCACGAACTGGAACTGAGTGTCCCAGCTGAAGCGTCGCTGCAGCAGCTTTGCCAGATCATTTTTGTCGAATTGGCCCGGTTGCACAAGGCGCAGCGACCACTGGTGGTGCTCATCGATGAAGCCCAGGCCATGCCCCACGGCAGCCTGGAAGCGTTGCGCCTGCTGAGCAACCTGGAAACCGAGAAGGATAAACTTCTGCAGATTGTTTTTTTTGCTCAACCCGAATTTGATCAACGCCTGGCTGAAGCCAAATTAAGGCAGCTGCGGCAGCGAATCACCTTTTCCTACCAGCTCAAAAGCTTGCAGGAACACGAAGTCGCATCCTATCTGGCTCATCGCCTCCATGTCGCCGGGTATAACGGACCCGAGCTGTTCACCAAAGCAGCGGTCGGAGTGCTGTATAAAGCGGCCGGCGGGGTGCCGCGGCTGCTCAATCTGCTGGCTCATAAAGCGCTGTTGGCCGGTTACGGCAAGGGGGTCGGAAAAATCGATCGTGGGATCGCCGTGAAAGCTGTGCAGGATACCGCGGGCCTGAAACAGCCTCGGAAAGCTGTCTTTTCGCCCCTCTCTGTCGAGTTCGCCCTGGCCATGGTGGTTGCGGTCGTTACTTTTCTGACCTGGGGGCTACTGCGATGA